In Rutidosis leptorrhynchoides isolate AG116_Rl617_1_P2 chromosome 2, CSIRO_AGI_Rlap_v1, whole genome shotgun sequence, one genomic interval encodes:
- the LOC139892067 gene encoding isopentenyl-diphosphate Delta-isomerase I-like, with protein sequence MALISRCSIRSSQFLKLTSSISSPLSKNPQNFVSFKSRSPLRSFTAGVSSSSSSSPVTSPPLTTDADFIMDAVQRRLMFEDECILVDANDGVVGHDTKYNCHLMEKIESENLLHRAFSVFLFNSKNELLIQQRSATKVTFPLVWTNTCCSHPLYRESELIEEKSLGVRNAAQRKLLDELGIPANELPVDEFIPLGRILYKAPSDGKWGEHELDYLLFIVRDVSMNPNPDEVADVKYVNREQLRELVMKADAGEDGLKLSPWFRIVVDNFLYKWWDHVENGSLNDAIDMKTIHKL encoded by the exons ATGGCTTTGATTTCAAGATGTTCAATTCGCTCATCTCAATTCCTTAAACTGACTTCTTCGATTTCGTCCCCCTTATCTAAAAATCCACAAAATTTTGTTTCTTTCAAATCTCGGTCGCCATTACGGTCGTTCACCGCCGGCGTTtcgtcttcatcttcttcttctccgGTAACATCGCCGCCGCTCACGACGGATGCTGATTTTATCATGGACGCCGTTCAGCGCCGTCTTATGTTCGAAGATGA ATGCATTTTGGTTGATGCTAATGATGGTGTTGTTGGTCATGACACAAAATACAATT GCCACTTAATGGAAAAAATTGAGTCTGAAAATTTGCTGCACAGGGCTTTTAGTGTATTCTTATTCAATTCAAAAAATGAGTTACTTATTCAG CAAAGATCTGCGACAAAGGTGACATTCCCGTTGGTATGGACAAACACCTGTTGCAGCCATCCGCTGTATCGAGAATCGGAGCTTATCGAGGAGAAATCACTTG gggttagaaatgcTGCACAGAGGAAGCTTCTAGATGAACTGGGCATTCCTGCAAATGAGCTTCCAGTCGATGAATTTATCCCATTAGGTCGCATTTTGTATAAAGCACCATCTGATGGCAAATGGGGTGAACACGAAC TTGATTACCTACTATTCATTGTACGCGATGTTAGCATGAATCCAAACCCAGATGAAGTTGCAGATGTTAAGTACGTAAACCGAGAGCAATTAAGAGAGCTCGTGATGAAAGCAGACGCAGGTGAGGATGGTCTTAAATTGTCACCATGGTTCAGAATAGTCGTAGATAATTTCTTATACAAGTGGTGGGATCATGTTGAAAATGGAAGTCTTAATGATGCGATTGATATGAAAACTATCCATAAATTGTAA